In Acidobacteriota bacterium, the genomic stretch GACCAAGCCATAAACGTGGAAGAAGGGAATCACGAGCAAAAACTTTTCGTGGCCGCGCGTTGTATATTCCCGGCTCCAAACGTGGCACTGCACGCAGGGGGCAAACAGGTTGTAATGCGTCAGCATCGCGCCTTTGGGCGTGCCCGTCGTGCCACCGGTGTAAACCAGCGCGGCCACATCTTCTTCGGCATTGATTTCGACGCTGGGCAGCTCCGGCTTTTCGATCCCCGCAAGCAGGGCCGAAAACGACAGCGTGCCTTCCGGCGCGGCGGGCGCATGGCGCTGATCCTGGCCGTAGGCTTGCACGCTGGTCGTAATGATCTGTTCGATGCTGGTGTTCGCCTTGATGCCCAGGCTGATGGGTGACAGCGCGTCCAGCGTAATCATCAAACGCATCCCGGAATCTTTGGCGACGAGTTCAACCTCGCGCGGCGTATAAATCGGATTGACGTTCGCCACAATCGCGCCCAGCCGCACGATGGCGAAGAAGCTGATGACGTATTGCGGGCAATTGGGCAGCATGACGCCCACGCGGTCGCCCTTGCGAATGCCCAACCGCGCCAGTGCCGTGGCCAGTTTTTCGGCCTGCGCCTTGATGTCTTTGTAAGTCAGTTGCGCGCCCAAAAACGCCGTCGCGGGCCGCTCGCCGTAATGGCTGGCGGCGATGTTCAGCGCTTGGTAGACGGACTGGCGCGGATAGCTCAACTCGGCGGGAACCCAATAATCATAATGCTTCAACCACGGTTTCTGTGCGTAGGGCGATGGATTGGTGCTCATAGAATTGATCTGTCTCTCGGATTGAACTGGCACAGAACCGTGAGCGGGAGAGCGGGGATTGGCGCAAGCAGCTTGAACTGTAAGCCAACCCCGCGCGGTTCTGTTTCAAAGCGTGCGTGAGGATACCAGACTCCGGCGCTTCGTGCGAAGCTCATTTGAACCAGCGCAAATAATCCGGCAGAGAATGCAATTGGTCTACGTGATCGGGCGCGGAATTGCCCGCGAAGCCGATCAAGTGAAACTGGCCCGCGCGCACTTCGCTCAATAGTTGCGTACCCATTGGCCCCCACTTCACCACCGCTCGCCGGTTCAGCCCGAGTTGCGCGAGCAGCCAATCCGTCGTCTCGGTCGTGCTGGCAAAGGTGCCGGGGAAGATTTCGGAATGCGTGACGATCATTTGCTTGCGGCCCGCCACGGCATCCCGCGCGAATTGCAAAAAGATTTCCAGCCCAACGGTTTCCAGCTTCGATTCCTGCGGGCCAGGTTTCCCTTCAACGTAGCCCGTGTGCAAGCCGTCAATCAGCAAGACGCGCTCAACGCGGGCGTAATGCTCCGGCGTTTTCAGAATTTCGCGCACTGCACCGTACCCCGCGCTCCAGGCCGTCAACGTCAGCGGCGCAAACTTGACGCCAGCCTTATGTTCAGCTTCATTCAACAAGCGCGTCAGCAATTGCGGATCGCTGAACGGCTTGGCATACGCGCCTGAACCGGAACCGATTTGAATCGAGAGCACCGCCGTCTTGCCTAAGCGCGCGGCGGCCACTTCAGGCAGCCAAGTGCCCCCGTGAAAGTGTATGAAGAGGGGTGTCTGCGGTTTGAGTGTCAGTTTGGCCGGGATAAAAAGCGTGCCCAATTCCAGTTTCTCGCGCCGTCCGGCGGGCGTTTCTTGTGGCAACCGCGGATGCGCCCGCGTGTGTTCGACCATCGGCGAAGGGTTTTGCGCTTGTTGTCCATAGGCCGCCAGCGCCACGCAGAGCGTGAACAAGCTGGTTGTTAGGTTGGTGATAAGACTACGCAAGCGACAGTACTCCGCACGCTTCAAATCAGGCGTGCGATTTTGCAGTTCAGTGGATGGGAGATGCCGTGCGCTGGGACGGTACCGCGCGCGTGAGCAAGCGGAGACTGCACAGTTGTGCCGGTGTGCCGTACTTGACGCGCCGTTTGCTCACGCGCGCGGTACCGTCCCGGCGCGCCCTACCGTGCACGCAGTTGAAAACCGCTTTAAGGTGTTTCCTGCCACGGCAACCGCGTGTCGGCGGCGCCGAAGTCGAGCACGCGCAAATCGAGTTCAGGCGTCGTATGCAAGACACGGTAGCGTTTCTCGGCGGGCTTCAGCGGTTCCTGTTTGTAATAGGAGGTTTGCAACCAGTAGCGCACGCCGAGCCGTTTCCAGAGTTCCCAGTTGCGGGCCGGTTCGAGCGAGCCAATGGTTTTGCGCCCGGTGTAGAGCGCGACCATGCCGGGATTTTGCGTGGCGATCACCTCATTCGTCGGCAAATTGTCACCGGCCCATTTGATCAAGGCTTCGTTCTCGTCAAAGATGCGCAGCCACTGCGCGCGGTTGGGGCCGGTGCGGTGAACGGCAACAATGTGCGTCACCGTGCCATACAGATTGAGCGCCAATAGCACAGCCAACACGCCATACGCGAGCTTCAATGGCGCGAGCCGCAACTGCGCCACCTTCCGCCATACACTCTCACACCCCAGCAACAGGTAATAGGCCATCCACGGTAACAGCGGCAGCAAAAAGCGGATTGGTGGGAACGGCCAGGCCAGTGTGACCAGCAGCGTCAGCGGGACCGCCAGTTCGGCCAGGGTCAAACGCGCCCGCCACGCCAAGACGAAGCCCAGACCGGCCAGCAGGCTCAAAAGGTATGACAAGGCCGAAGTAAAGAATGTGCTCTTGAGCCGCCAATCCCCAATCACCAGCGCGCGAAACAGCGGATCAACAAACAGCGCCCCTACGTCGTAATCCAAGATGTGCGCGCCATTCTCGAACATCCGTCCGGGAATATCTTCGAGTGAGAGGATGCCCTGATTCGGATAGCCCGCGCGGCGATGCCAGAAGGATTCACTGTAGCGGTAAACAATGTAGTTGTTTTGCTCGGCCTTCTGCTCCGGCGTGACGGCATTGCGTCCCGTATAGAGCATCCACGGTCCAAGCAGGAGCGCCGAAGTGAGCGCGAAGACCGCCAGGGGACGCCACCGGCGCTCTTTGGTCAGATAAAGCACCGTCGCGAGCAAGACTGCTATTGACGCGGCGCGCGTCAAAAACATCGCCGCGCCCAAGACCGCCGCCGCCCCGGCCCAGCGCAACGCGTCCGCCTCCTGTTTGGCGCTGACGCACCGTTCAACAGCCAACACCGTCAGCACTTGCCAAAACATAAAGACACACTCCGACATCGTCGTCGAAGTCGCCAAGAAAACCAGCGCCGGATTCAACACCACCACACTCGCCAGCCCCAGCGCTACCAGCGGAGCCACCACGCGGACGCGCCGGAAATAGACATACACCGCACCGCCCAGGCCGAACATCGCCAGACAGGAAACTGCCTTGAGGAAAAGCAGGTTTTGTGGAAATTGCGGCACGAGCCGGAACACCAGCGAGAGCAGGAACGGGTAACCGGGCGGATAGAAGGGCAAAATTCCGGGCGAAGGCGAATTGGTCAGCCGGTAGCCATGCCCCGTCGCCAGCGCCTGACCCAGCAAGACATACCAGGCGTCATCCACGTATACCCCGACCGTGCGGTCAAGCCGCAGCGCATAGATAAGCAGCACAAACACAACCAGCAAGACGGCATACAGGCGCAATCGGCGCGTGCCTGGGTGGGGTTCAGCGCCAGTTTCGTCCGCCGTCTGGTGCAACAGCAACGAGGGTGTGAGTAGTTCGACTGGCGGCGGTTTTTGTTTTCGTTTTGCCATAAGAATCTGCGGCCTGAACACGCTTGCCAGATAGACCATGTGCTTCACGCGGACGTTGGTATTGCTGACTTGAGATGCTTCGCTACGGATTGCGCTGAATTGCGGCGCTGGAGCGAGCGGCATTTTAGCTTGCCGCTACACGTCTGCCAAACTTATCCAAGTAGTAGGTCAAGCGGCAGAGAGGCAAGCCGCAGCGCAACGCAGAGCACGCAGTTCGATCCTACAAGCAGTTGAAAAGGTAGCGCCACCTGGGTAGCACCGCTGCCCGCGTGCAGACTTGGCAGGCGACGATGTCGGCCAGCGGCTCTGACTTGCTGCCTGCACGCTGGCAGCGGTGGTGCGTACCCTGGTGGCCTGCGTTTTCCGACTCCTGCTTCTTTCTATTGGGCATTTCGCACTCCCAGCACAATTCGGCCAGACTCGCCAGGCGCAACTTGTCGGCTTCTGTGACGACGCGTTAGCATGCGTTGTCATTCTTTAGAGCAGCTTTCATTTGCGTGTACGGTGGAGCGGCGCAATGCTGATACGGTACCGCGCGCGTGAGCAAGCGGTGTGTCAAGTCTGGCGGACTGGTGCAATGGTAAAGCTTCCGCTTGCTCACGCGCGCGGTACCGTATCGCTGCGCGGACTTTGGCCCTACACCGAAGCGAAAACCGATCTAACAACGAAGGAACCAATTGATGGAACCCATCTCGCATTATTTCTATTCACATCGGCTCAAACTGCAATTCTGGGACTGGGGCACGGCGGGCAAGCCGACGTTGCTGCTGGTGCACGGCGGCTTGGATCACGCGCGCAACTGGGATTGGGTGGCGCGTGCCCTGCGCGACGACTTTCACGTCTACGCGCTTGATCTGCGCGGCCACGGCAACAGCGCCCAAGCGCCCGGCGCGCTTTACAGCATCGCCGAACACGTGCTTGACCTGTCGGCGCTGGCTGACATCATTGACGATTTTCCGCTCTACATCATCGGTCACTCGTTGGGCGGCATCATCACCTTGCATTACGCAGGCATCTTCCCCGAAAGTGTCAAAAAAGCCGTCGTTATTGAAGGACTCGGCCCGCCGCCGAATCATCGCATTCACAAACCCGCGCCCGAACGTTACCGCGAATGGATCGCGGGCGTGCGCAAGACCGAAACGCGCGACCCGCATTCTTATCCCGACTTGCAATCCGCCGTCGCGCGCATGAAAGAAGCCAACCCGCATCTCTCTGACGAAGTCGCCCAGCACCTGACCTTGCACGGCACGAATTGGAATTCGGATGGCTCGCTGGTCTGGAAGTTCGACAACTTCGCGCGCGGCTTTCCGCCCTACGGCACGAACATCGAAGACGCGCGCCAAATCTTCAGCCAGATCACCTGCCCGGTGCTGCTGTTCTGGGGCATGGAAAGCTGGGCCGCCGATCCCAGCACGGACGGGCGCGCCAACGTGATCCAAAATCACCGGCTGGTCAAAGTGGCGAACGCCGGGCATTGGGTGCATCACGATCAGTTGGATTTGTTTTTAGCCGAGACGAAGCAGTTTTTGGCGGAGGCTTGAACCGCTGCCATCCCTAACTTTCGATCAGGAGAACGAAGCATGACGCTCAACGACATTCAACATCTCTTCGCCTACACCGAATGGGCCAACGCCCTCGCGCTCGACGCGGCGGAACATCTCTCGCCCGCACAACTCACACAAGATCGCCAGATCAGTCACGGCTCGATTCTGGGCACGCTCTTGCACATGGCCGGGGCCGAATGGGTCTGGCTCGAACGTTGGCACGGACGTTCGCACATCGGCCCCGATGCCTGGGCGCGCTGGACGGTGGCGCAGTGCGGCGATGTCGCCAGCTTGCGCGCGCAATGGCAGCAAGTCGCGGCAGAACGCCAAGCCTATCTGGCCGAATTAAACGACGACGCTTTGCCGCGCGAACTCGCCTTCAAACGCATTGACGGCAGCGAGCACAGTTTGCCGTTGGGGCAACAAATGCAGCACGTCGTCAATCACGCCACATTGCATCGCGGTCAGGTCGTCGGGATGATCCGGCAATTGGGCATCACGCCGCCCGCGACCGATTTGCTGTTTTTCCTGCGTAAGCCGCAGCAATGACAAACAAAGCGCGCGGCGCGTCTGGTAAGCGTTCGCCATTGCCTGGAACACGTTTCGTGAAGCGGCGCGTGACCGGGTGTTGTACGACCTGGCCGCCTTCGTCTTGTCGCTGCGCGCCACCGCGCTCTTTTTTTGACGACCGCAATGCCGACCGGACGCAAGTTTCAAGTGGTTTATTGGCTAGGGGGACCTCTTTAATTGCAAATCGAAACCTTCCATATCTCCTAGGCTGTCAAGTAGCATCATTGGATTAGGGGCGCGGCCAGTTTCAGCAGCTTCAAACCCAGGTTGTTCCGCTAAAAGATAAAGGCTGGTTATCTTCTTTGTTACTGGTATTCTAAACGCGACCATGCCTGATGAGTCAGTGTGCTTTATGTAAGCTCCGCCATTCGAGTCCTTTAAGGTTACTTTTGCATTTGATAGTGGTTCTGAAGTGTCGGCTGCTGCTACACTTGCTGTAACAATCATGTGAATGCCGTCCCACTCAATAGACCGGATGAAGAAACTTAGTGCTAGCATTACAAGCAGTGCTAATGCGAACTGTCCAACCCCTCTCAGATCAGTCTCAGCTTTTTTTATTGTTGGTATGCCTTTAATTCTAGCTTCGACTTTTACCGGACTTTCATAGTTATCTATCAAGGCCTTTAGCTTAATTGTATCCCCTCGGTTGAGTAGCAAGGGCTGAATGACGACTTGATTGGCTTCTATATCTGGTGTTAGCTCTGTTTTTATGTCTGTTTTTACCTTCAAGTTCTCAGGTTTGCAGTCGAGCACGGTATGCGTCATTAAATTAGCGGATTGTCCAAATGAAATCGTGAGAGGCTCAGAAAAATCCTTGTCTTCGATTGGATGCCAGCCATGGTTTTTCAATTCCATTACAATCAGGTGTACTCTCTTTACCTGTCTGTCGTCGAAAAGTATCTTCACTTGATCGTTGTAATCTTGGTTAATGTCAACGACAGCCTCCTCTGAGATTACCCTATATTTGAAGCTTTTCCGCTGTCGCCACCATTGAAAAACGAATAAAACAATGGCGGCAATAAGGAAGCTGCCCGCATTGAAAGGCAGCTTGGTGAGTCTCTCTAGCCATTCCATAATATTTTCCTTTAATTTGGTTCTTGGGGCGTTTGACAGGTTTGCTGTATCGAAAATTGAGAAGCGGCTGACTGCTTGCACTTCAGAATTGATTATAGCTACTGGCAAGGATAATGAAAGGTTTAGTCTTGTCTGAATAAAAAACGGCGGGTTTGCAAACAACAACTGGCTCGCCATATACAAAGCAAGAGAAGAGAAAACACTATCCCAGATGCTACAATGCCCGCCATTATGGCAACCAAAGCTCCCAAAACAGTGTATGCGTGTCAGACCTGCGGCTATCAGTCGGCCAAGTGGCTGGGCAAGTGCCCGGATTGCAATTCGTGGAATTCGTTTGTCGAAGAACGCGAGCGTGAGACGCCCAAAACAGGCACGCCAGTATCGCGCGGCGGGTTGAAATTGCGCGAGAGCAAGCCCGTCGCCTTCAACGCCATCCCCGCGCAGGATGAGGCGCGTGAGGTCACGGGCATCGAAGAGTTCGACCGCGTGCTGGGCGGCGGCATCGTGCCGGGTTCGCTGGTGCTGATCGGCGGCGAGCCAGGCATCGGCAAGTCTACGTTGCTGTCGCAGGTAGCCGACAAACTCAGCGGAATGTATGGCAGCGTGCTGTACGTTTCGGGCGAAGAGAGCGAGCGCCAGATCAAGCTGCGCGGCGAACGGCTGGGCATTCATCCTGAGAATCTGTTTTTGCTGTCGGAAACCTCGCTCGACCGCATCTTTGACGAACTCGAGCGCCTGCAGCCCCAGGCGATCATCATTGATTCCGTCCAGACGGTTTATTCTTCAAAGCTGGAAAGCGCGCCGGGTTCGGTCTCACAGGTGCGCGAGGTCGCGGGGCAGTTGCTGATGGTGGCGAAGAACTTGACTGTGCCCATCTTCCTGATCGGCCACGTGACCAAAGAGGGCGCGATTGCCGGGCCGAAGGCGTTGGAACACATCGTGGATACAGTGTTGTATTTTGAGGGCGAGCGGCATCATAACCATCGCCTGTTGCGCGCGGCCAAGAATCGTTTTGGCGCGGCGAATGAGTTGGGCGTGTTTGAAATGACCAGCAAGGGGTTGATCGGCGTGCCCAACCCTTCGGAAGTGTTTTTGAGCGAGCGCCCGATTGGCGCGTCCGGTTCGGCGGTGATAGCGGCGATGGAAGGCACGCGGCCCATGCTGGTCGAGATTCAGGCGCTGGTCGCTTCGTCCAAATTCGGCACGGGCCGCCGCACGACGCAGGGCGTGGAGTTGAATCGCGTGGCGTTGTTGGTCGCAATGCTCGAAAAGCGCGTCGGGATGCAAGTGAGCGGCGATGACATCTTCGTCAACCTGGTCGGCGGCATCGCGCTCGATGAACCGGCGGTGGATTTGGGCATCGTGGCGGCGGTGGTGTCCAGCTTCCGCAACATCCCGCTCGATGAGCACGCGATTGTGTTTGGCGAACTCGGCTTGGCGGGCGAAGTGCGCGCGACCAGCCACGCGCAGTTGCGTTTGCGCGAAGCCATTCGCATGGGCTTCAAGCGCGTGGTGATGCCGAAAAATAACTTGAGCGGCCTGGAGCCGGATGACCGCATCGAGATTATTGGGGTGCGGTCGGTGACGGATGCGTTGGATGCGTTGTTTTGAAGCGCGTCTTCGCTTGTCGCCGTGCCTTTGGCGCGGGGCGCGAATAAGTTGACAAGCTTGCTGCTCACCAACAGAATTGCCCGCGCTCGACGATAAAAGCGGAAGGAATAATGGCAGGCTTCCGATGTTGATTCCGCGCCAAAAAGAACCGCCAAAATAAAAATACCTTCCGCTTACTCTTCAACTTGGCGAACCGTCCGCGCTTTGCTGGTCACACGCAACTTACGTCCGCTAAGGACATCCTCAATGATCATCATTTAGCTAAGGAGACGTACCCGACATGAAGCGAACCCGACAGAACCAATACGAACAACAAGTGCGCGAATTGCTCACGCGCAGCCGCCGCGAATTTTTACGCGAGGCGGGCGGTTTGACCGCTGCGGCACTGGCCGCCGGTGCCGGCGTGCCGGTGCTGGCGCAAGAAGCCAGCACCGCCCAAGGGCTAAGCGCGCCTGCCGATTTCGGCGGCGTGACCGGCGTGGCGCGCGCGGCCAAGGTCTATGAAGCGCGCGTGCAGGCCGCGACGTTTCAGAAAATACAACCATTGCCCGAACCGCTGAACAACGGCGATGAAGACCGTTATGCCAACCGCCTGGGCAATTTCTCAAAGGCGCTGCCGCATAACAATCTGGGCGAAGTGGATGCGCAGGCCTACAACAGCTTGCTCAATGCGTTGAAAACGGCCAGTCCCGATGATTTCGAACGCATCACGCTGGGCGGCAGCGTCAAATTGACCAACCCGCAGGCCGGACTGGGCATGGATATGGAAGGCCCGGACACGATGCACCTGAATCAACCGGCGGCCCCAACATTCAACAGCGCCGAAGAGGCCGGCGAGATTGCCGAAAATTATTGGATGGCCTTGCTGCGGGATGTGGCATTTGCGGATTACGACACCAGTACGTTGGCGGTGGCGGCAGTGACTGATCTGAATCGTTTCAGCGATTTTCGTGGGGCGCGCATCTCGGCGCGCACGATGCCCACACGCGGCGGCAGCGCTGGCGTGGCAGACGAGGGCGCAGCGGCGCGGCTGGCCGCTGAGGGCGAAGCAGAGCCGGAACCGCAAAACCTGGTTGAACCGGAACAAAATGTCGGGCGTGTGCCACAGCGCGCCAAGGCATTGCTGGGGCGCGTGACGACGGGGACGCTCTTTCGTGGCTTGACGCCGGGCGATTTGACCGGGCCGTACCTGTCACAGTTTATGTGGTTGGAGGCGCCGTTTGGGGCCGAAACCATCAGCCGCCGCATGCGCACAGTCAATCCGGGCGTGGATTACCTGACGACCTACAGCGCCTGGCTGAGCGCGCAAAACGGCAACGGAGTTTTTAGTTATTCCAAGGACCCGACGCCGCGCTACATCCGCAACGGGCGCGACCTGGCCGAATGGGTGCACATTGACGTGCTGTTTCAAGCGTATTTCACGGCCATGCTGATTCTGCTGGGCAGTGGCGCGCCCTTCGACAAGAACAATCCTTACGCAAAATCAAACACGCAAAACGGTTTCGGCACCTTTGGCCCGCCCCACATCGCGGCACTGGTGTGCGAAGTGGCGACGCGCGCGCTCAAAGCCGTCTGGTTCCAAAAATGGTTTGTGCATCGCCGCTTGCGCCCCGAAGAGTTTGCCGGACGCCTCCACAACCACGTCACACGCGCGGCGGTTTATCCGATTCACGCCGACATTCTAAGTTCGCCGGTGCTGACCGAAGTCAATCGCAAATACGGCACCTACTTGTTGCCGATGGCCTTTCCCGAAGGCTGTCCGACGCACCCGGCCTATGGCGCGGGCCACGCGACGGTGGCGGGCGCGTGCGTGACGATTCTGAAAGCCTGGTTTGATGAAGCGTATGTGATTCCCAATCCGGTGATAGCCGCGCCGGATGGGCTGACGCTCTTGCCCTATACCGGAGCCGGGGCGGCCTCGCTGACCGTGGGCGGCGAACTGAACAAGCTGGCCTCGAATGTCGCGATTGGCCGCAACATCGCGGGTGTGCACTGGCGTTCGGACGCCACCGAATCGCTCAAGCTGGGCGAGGCCGTGGCCATCGGCCTGTTGCAGGATTTCAAAGGCTGTTTCAACGAGAAATTCGACGGCTTCTCGTTGACGAAATTTGACGGGACGCGCGTGCT encodes the following:
- a CDS encoding DinB family protein — its product is MTLNDIQHLFAYTEWANALALDAAEHLSPAQLTQDRQISHGSILGTLLHMAGAEWVWLERWHGRSHIGPDAWARWTVAQCGDVASLRAQWQQVAAERQAYLAELNDDALPRELAFKRIDGSEHSLPLGQQMQHVVNHATLHRGQVVGMIRQLGITPPATDLLFFLRKPQQ
- the radA gene encoding DNA repair protein RadA yields the protein MATKAPKTVYACQTCGYQSAKWLGKCPDCNSWNSFVEERERETPKTGTPVSRGGLKLRESKPVAFNAIPAQDEAREVTGIEEFDRVLGGGIVPGSLVLIGGEPGIGKSTLLSQVADKLSGMYGSVLYVSGEESERQIKLRGERLGIHPENLFLLSETSLDRIFDELERLQPQAIIIDSVQTVYSSKLESAPGSVSQVREVAGQLLMVAKNLTVPIFLIGHVTKEGAIAGPKALEHIVDTVLYFEGERHHNHRLLRAAKNRFGAANELGVFEMTSKGLIGVPNPSEVFLSERPIGASGSAVIAAMEGTRPMLVEIQALVASSKFGTGRRTTQGVELNRVALLVAMLEKRVGMQVSGDDIFVNLVGGIALDEPAVDLGIVAAVVSSFRNIPLDEHAIVFGELGLAGEVRATSHAQLRLREAIRMGFKRVVMPKNNLSGLEPDDRIEIIGVRSVTDALDALF
- a CDS encoding alpha/beta hydrolase codes for the protein MEPISHYFYSHRLKLQFWDWGTAGKPTLLLVHGGLDHARNWDWVARALRDDFHVYALDLRGHGNSAQAPGALYSIAEHVLDLSALADIIDDFPLYIIGHSLGGIITLHYAGIFPESVKKAVVIEGLGPPPNHRIHKPAPERYREWIAGVRKTETRDPHSYPDLQSAVARMKEANPHLSDEVAQHLTLHGTNWNSDGSLVWKFDNFARGFPPYGTNIEDARQIFSQITCPVLLFWGMESWAADPSTDGRANVIQNHRLVKVANAGHWVHHDQLDLFLAETKQFLAEA
- a CDS encoding vanadium-dependent haloperoxidase, which gives rise to MKRTRQNQYEQQVRELLTRSRREFLREAGGLTAAALAAGAGVPVLAQEASTAQGLSAPADFGGVTGVARAAKVYEARVQAATFQKIQPLPEPLNNGDEDRYANRLGNFSKALPHNNLGEVDAQAYNSLLNALKTASPDDFERITLGGSVKLTNPQAGLGMDMEGPDTMHLNQPAAPTFNSAEEAGEIAENYWMALLRDVAFADYDTSTLAVAAVTDLNRFSDFRGARISARTMPTRGGSAGVADEGAAARLAAEGEAEPEPQNLVEPEQNVGRVPQRAKALLGRVTTGTLFRGLTPGDLTGPYLSQFMWLEAPFGAETISRRMRTVNPGVDYLTTYSAWLSAQNGNGVFSYSKDPTPRYIRNGRDLAEWVHIDVLFQAYFTAMLILLGSGAPFDKNNPYAKSNTQNGFGTFGPPHIAALVCEVATRALKAVWFQKWFVHRRLRPEEFAGRLHNHVTRAAVYPIHADILSSPVLTEVNRKYGTYLLPMAFPEGCPTHPAYGAGHATVAGACVTILKAWFDEAYVIPNPVIAAPDGLTLLPYTGAGAASLTVGGELNKLASNVAIGRNIAGVHWRSDATESLKLGEAVAIGLLQDFKGCFNEKFDGFSLTKFDGTRVLVG